A region from the Triticum aestivum cultivar Chinese Spring chromosome 3D, IWGSC CS RefSeq v2.1, whole genome shotgun sequence genome encodes:
- the LOC123076777 gene encoding rust resistance kinase Lr10-like — protein sequence MAKPGVYHCSISLQALTVFSVLVVLLEDVQGGDKCPSFSCGHLRDVRYPFRRPGDPPGCGAQGYELVCSSSKATIYINTGTYYVTGINYTDSSFWVVDANFNANSCCSLPRWNQGPYTYGFIDSDYYLDLATRAIWACFTNCSRAITNNSMYKAVTCLSGSNSHVYVWVSPDDCVFGDLRSSCGYLAMVPFGDYRYSSDSQQVVENASYADIMGFIKNGFSVQFPINVNGKRTCSEAINICLNNSTRYFKEQISDASILKWAHAYFWSEIHFFNCVNYYRDEGYHCQPKMFLRLQTIVPAINIIKLLIVLCRFILAPLSVLIFLVYKYWKTRISIDVVEKFLRMQQILGPTRYAYTDITAITSHFRDKLGQGGYGSVFKGVLLPGNVHVAVKMLEGNSNCNGEDFISEVSTIGRIHHVNVVHLLGFCSEEMRRALVYEYMPRGSLDKYIFSAEKSFSWDKLIEIALGIARGINYLHQGCEMQILHFDIKPHNILLDSNFVPKVADFGLAKLYPRDKSFVPSRALRGTVGYIAPEMMSRSFGVISSKSDVYSFGMLLLEMAGGRRNADPNAANSSQAYYPSWVYDRLTAQEVCEITPVDDMHELERKLCIVGLWCIQMKSHDRPTMSEVIEMLEGGLDGLQMPSRPFFCDDEHTAVPDSYPLLSELTEIPEEDEISDSYVSRVK from the exons ATGGCGAAGCCTGGTGTGTATCATTGTTCTATTTCCCTGCAAGCCCTGACTGTTTTCTCTGTGCTCGTAGTTCTTTTGGAAGATGTCCAGGGAGGAGACAAGTGCCCAAGTTTTTCATGCGGGCATCTCCGAGACGTACGGTATCCTTTCCGACGTCCAGGCGACCCACCTGGGTGTGGTGCTCAAGGATATGAGCTGGTTTGTAGCAGTAGCAAGGCTACAATTTACATCAACACTGGAACATACTATGTTACTGGCATCAACTATACTGATTCATCCTTCTGGGTTGTGGACGCCAATTTTAATGCCAACAGCTGCTGCTCTCTTCCTCGGTGGAACCAAGGTCCTTACACATACGGCTTCATTGATTCAGATtactatcttgatttggcaactcGAGCCATCTGGGCATGCTTCACCAATTGTTCGCGAGCAATAACTAATAACAGCATGTACAAGGCTGTTACATGCCTGAGCGGGAGCAATTCACATGTTTATGTATGGGTGTCTCCCGACGATTGTGTGTTTGGAGATCTTCGATCTTCTTGCGGCTACTTGGCCATGGTCCCCTTTGGTGACTACCGATATTCTTCTGACAGCCAACAAGTAGTAGAGAATGCAAGTTATGCAGATATCATGGGATTTATAAAGAATGGGTTTTCTGTTCAGTTTCCCATCAATGTGAACGGGAAGCGTACTTGCTCTGAAGCCATTAATATATGCCTGAACAATTCAACCAG ATACTTCAAGGAGCAAATATCTGATGCAAGCATCCTGAAGTGGGCTCATGCCTATTTCTGGAGTGAGATACATTTCTTCAACTGCGTAAATTATTACCGCGATGAGGGTTACCACTGCCAGCCAAAGATGTTTTTGAGATTGCAAACCATTGTACCTGCTATTAATATCATCAAGTTACTTATTG TCCTATGCAGGTTCATATTGGCGCCTCTGTCTGTGTTGATTTTCCTGGTCTACAAGTACTGGAAAACAAGGATATCAATTGATGTAGTCGAGAAGTTCCTCCGTATGCAACAAATTCTTGGCCCGACGAGGTACGCCTACACCGACATCACCGCAATCACAAGCCATTTCAGAGATAAATTGGGTCAAGGAGGCTATGGCTCTGTGTTCAAGGGCGTGCTACTGCCAGGCAATGTTCATGTCGCGGTCAAGATGCTAGAAGGTAACTCCAACTGCAACGGAGAGGATTTCATCAGTGAGGTCTCTACCATTGGCAGGATCCACCATGTCAATGTGGTTCATCTTTTGGGATTCTGCTCCGAAGAGATGAGGAGGGCTCTCGTATACGAGTACATGCCTCGAGGTTCTCTTGACAAGTATATCTTCTCAGCTGAGAAGAGTTTCTCCTGGGACAAGCTCATCGAGATCGCTTTGGGCATTGCCCGAGGGATCAACTACCTACATCAGGGGTGTGAGATGCAGATTCTACACTTTGACATCAAGCCACACAACATCCTTCTTGATAGCAATTTTGTCCCAAAAGTTGCTGATTTTGGTCTTGCCAAACTGTATCCAAGGGACAAGAGTTTTGTGCCATCGAGAGCCCTACGGGGAACTGTTGGGTACATAGCTCCTGAGATGATGTCTCGGAGCTTTGGTGTCATATCGAGCAAGTCTGACGTTTACAGCTTTGGCATGCTGCTGCTGGAGATGGCTGGAGGAAGAAGGAATGCTGACCCGAACGCAGCAAACTCGAGCCAAGCGTACTACCCATCATGGGTGTATGACAGACTAACTGCACAAGAAGTGTGTGAGATAACTCCTGTTGACGACATGCATGAGTTGGAGAGAAAGCTATGCATTGTTGGATTATGGTGCATCCAGATGAAGTCGCATGACAGGCCGACAATGAGCGAGGTCATAGAGATGCTGGAAGGTGGCCTCGATGGCCTGCAGATGCCTTCCAGGCCATTCTTCTGTGATGATGAGCACACTGCTGTTCCGGACTCTTACCCTTTGTTATCCGAGCTGACCGAGATCCCGGAGGAGGATGAGATCTCAGATTCTTATGTTTCCCGGGTCAAGTGA